One genomic window of Ignavibacteria bacterium includes the following:
- a CDS encoding T9SS type A sorting domain-containing protein: MVRCLIVQVLKINLNHNYIVKGKIMSFIKRNKIFLTRFSIFFIAISSFFLYAFSSGITGQTKKTTTDGCNCHGSSPTTAVNVIIDGPSSLIIGQKATYTLTISGGPLVRAGTNIAASSGSLGVITGSGLRSSGGELTHTSPKAPVSGSVTFQFEYTAPSIAGNVTLFANGNSVNFTGGSNGDQWNFAANKTIVVNTISVDDELLVNDFRLEQNYPNPFNPGTVISYQLKVNGHVSLKVYDMLGEEIAELVNEFKNNGRHEVYFDAAKYNLQSGVYFYRLDTEGFNSIKKLIYLK, translated from the coding sequence ATGGTTCGTTGTTTAATAGTTCAAGTTCTCAAAATTAATTTAAACCACAACTATATTGTAAAAGGAAAGATTATGAGCTTTATCAAAAGAAATAAAATATTCCTAACAAGATTTTCTATTTTCTTCATTGCTATTTCTTCATTTTTTTTATACGCCTTTAGTTCCGGAATTACAGGGCAAACAAAAAAAACCACTACAGATGGATGCAACTGCCACGGAAGTTCACCAACTACTGCAGTAAATGTCATAATTGACGGACCCTCCTCTCTTATTATTGGGCAAAAAGCAACTTACACATTGACTATTTCTGGTGGACCTTTGGTTCGTGCCGGTACAAACATAGCTGCAAGCTCCGGCTCATTGGGTGTAATTACAGGTTCTGGACTTCGATCATCGGGAGGCGAATTAACGCATACATCACCTAAAGCGCCTGTATCTGGATCGGTAACCTTTCAATTTGAATATACAGCGCCATCAATTGCTGGAAATGTTACACTATTCGCGAATGGCAATTCAGTAAATTTCACTGGTGGGAGCAATGGAGATCAGTGGAATTTTGCTGCAAATAAAACCATTGTTGTAAACACAATTTCTGTTGATGACGAACTTCTTGTAAACGATTTTAGACTTGAACAGAATTATCCGAATCCGTTTAATCCGGGAACGGTTATTAGTTATCAGCTAAAAGTTAATGGTCATGTCTCGTTGAAAGTATATGATATGCTTGGTGAAGAAATCGCTGAGTTGGTTAATGAGTTCAAGAACAATGGCAGGCATGAAGTTTACTTTGATGCAGCAAAATACAATTTACAATCAGGTGTTTATTTCTACAGACTCGATACAGAAGGATTCAATTCAATAAAGAAACTAATTTATCTAAAGTGA
- a CDS encoding WG repeat-containing protein, with protein MKNWTSSTKDKREEKMRVRFLMPMLWACLFSNLSIAQPTIECKQIGFFKEGLAPIQLRDDWGFLDVNGKIAIEPKFAVYIEEWGALPYFDEGMLVVLDTETEKCGYIDKQGKLVIPYKFTHAFNFSDGIAAIIQDSRVFSLINTEGKIIAEEIGWHDGGKFKNGLMRFQKEFQNGFMNKKGEVVIEPMFDAATDFCENVAFVQKDNRWGLIDASGKYIIEPKFKECPEPFSGERTFFIGSDYKRGIIDKEGKIISEPKYNHTFQFKDGFAVVSLNDSKNQQFFQIIDLNGKSVKEFPYTNKYKENVTFFSGFQEGLAIAMKDGKRGMLDTKGNTVIKFEFSVLEPFYSGLAYAEKFDDKNKKTKKGFINKKGEFVFFVNFI; from the coding sequence ATGAAGAATTGGACTTCATCTACTAAAGATAAAAGGGAGGAAAAAATGAGAGTCCGCTTTTTGATGCCCATGCTTTGGGCTTGTCTTTTTAGTAATCTATCAATTGCGCAGCCAACAATCGAGTGTAAGCAAATTGGCTTTTTTAAGGAAGGCTTGGCTCCGATTCAACTTCGTGATGATTGGGGTTTTCTTGATGTGAATGGGAAAATTGCTATCGAACCGAAGTTTGCAGTTTACATAGAAGAATGGGGCGCGTTGCCGTATTTCGACGAAGGAATGCTTGTCGTCCTTGATACGGAAACTGAGAAATGCGGTTATATAGATAAGCAAGGTAAACTTGTAATTCCATACAAATTCACACATGCTTTTAATTTTTCAGACGGTATTGCAGCAATAATCCAAGATAGCCGAGTTTTCTCTCTTATCAATACTGAAGGTAAAATTATTGCTGAAGAAATCGGTTGGCACGACGGTGGCAAGTTTAAAAACGGATTAATGAGATTTCAAAAAGAATTTCAAAATGGATTTATGAACAAAAAAGGAGAAGTCGTTATTGAACCGATGTTTGATGCTGCGACAGATTTTTGTGAGAATGTTGCCTTTGTTCAGAAAGATAATCGCTGGGGGCTTATTGACGCATCCGGAAAATATATTATCGAGCCAAAGTTCAAAGAATGTCCAGAACCGTTTTCAGGAGAAAGAACGTTTTTTATCGGTTCGGATTACAAACGTGGTATAATTGATAAAGAAGGTAAAATAATTAGTGAGCCAAAATATAATCATACTTTTCAATTCAAAGATGGATTTGCTGTTGTATCATTAAACGACTCAAAGAACCAGCAATTCTTTCAGATAATTGATCTGAATGGCAAATCAGTAAAAGAATTTCCATATACCAATAAGTATAAAGAAAATGTGACTTTTTTCTCTGGATTTCAGGAAGGATTGGCAATCGCAATGAAAGATGGGAAAAGGGGGATGCTCGACACAAAAGGTAATACTGTAATTAAATTTGAATTCTCAGTATTGGAACCATTTTATTCCGGCCTTGCTTATGCTGAAAAATTCGATGACAAGAACAAAAAAACAAAAAAGGGGTTCATCAATAAAAAGGGTGAATTTGTCTTTTTTGTGAATTTTATTTAG
- a CDS encoding dicarboxylate/amino acid:cation symporter: MKLLKMKLHTQIVLALLLGAVFGAIFHIDKNLLEISYIENGIQKSEQMQNWNSFAFISDKTSSFSGKDQLLIIQKFKSFSSEERKLIKLNIDERIFENVKSVEKVKTIAIYIKPIGDIFIRLLNMIAIPLVLASLIVGAASLGDIKRLARIGGKTISIYLVTTAFAISVGLVLANLVQPGTRMPESTKQELLATYQTDASKRIQTEVDVDVMTQIVNLVPRNPIKAMADAEMLQIVFFAVFAGVALTFVRKEKQQAVVNFFDGLSDTMIKLVDLIMKIAPYGVFALIAATVGEFGFEILQTLIWYSLTVLIGLFIHTVFVYGGMLKLFSRMKIRTFFKGMRRAQTIAFSTSSSAATLPVNMECCEENLGVSKGITSFTLPLGATINMDGTALYQGVAAVFIAQVYGMDLSLFEQLMIVLTAVLASIGTAPVPGVGIIMLIIVLKAVHVPEEGIALVLGVDRILDMCRTVTNITGDAAVSVVIAQSEGELKKPDLSEA; the protein is encoded by the coding sequence ATGAAATTATTGAAGATGAAACTTCACACTCAAATTGTGCTTGCATTGTTACTCGGTGCAGTCTTCGGTGCAATCTTTCACATCGATAAGAATCTTCTTGAAATATCTTACATTGAAAATGGAATTCAAAAATCTGAACAGATGCAGAACTGGAATTCATTCGCTTTTATTTCGGATAAAACAAGTTCATTTTCTGGGAAAGATCAATTACTGATAATTCAAAAGTTCAAATCGTTTTCTTCGGAAGAACGAAAATTAATCAAGCTGAATATTGATGAAAGAATATTTGAAAATGTGAAGTCTGTAGAGAAAGTTAAAACAATTGCAATCTACATTAAACCGATAGGTGATATTTTTATTCGACTATTGAACATGATTGCAATTCCATTAGTCCTTGCTTCGCTAATTGTCGGTGCTGCAAGTCTTGGTGATATTAAAAGACTTGCTCGCATCGGCGGAAAAACTATTTCGATATATTTAGTGACAACCGCATTTGCTATTTCGGTTGGATTAGTTCTTGCCAATCTTGTTCAGCCCGGAACAAGAATGCCCGAAAGCACTAAGCAGGAATTATTAGCTACTTATCAAACTGATGCAAGTAAAAGAATCCAAACCGAAGTCGATGTCGATGTGATGACTCAAATTGTAAATCTCGTTCCCCGCAATCCAATTAAAGCAATGGCTGATGCAGAAATGCTTCAAATTGTTTTCTTCGCTGTGTTTGCTGGGGTTGCATTGACTTTTGTTCGTAAAGAAAAACAACAGGCGGTGGTTAATTTCTTTGACGGATTGAGCGATACGATGATAAAGTTGGTAGACTTAATTATGAAAATCGCTCCATACGGAGTTTTCGCACTCATCGCGGCAACAGTTGGAGAGTTCGGTTTTGAAATTCTTCAAACGCTTATTTGGTACTCGCTTACAGTTTTAATAGGATTGTTTATTCACACAGTTTTTGTTTACGGCGGGATGCTAAAACTTTTCAGCAGAATGAAAATCAGAACATTCTTCAAAGGAATGAGGCGCGCCCAGACAATTGCATTCAGTACAAGTTCGAGTGCCGCAACACTACCAGTAAACATGGAATGCTGTGAGGAAAATCTTGGTGTCTCAAAAGGAATTACGAGCTTTACTCTTCCGCTTGGTGCAACGATAAATATGGATGGAACTGCACTCTATCAAGGAGTTGCGGCTGTTTTTATTGCCCAAGTCTACGGAATGGATCTAAGTTTATTTGAACAATTAATGATAGTATTAACTGCTGTACTTGCATCAATTGGAACTGCACCTGTGCCAGGTGTGGGCATAATTATGCTAATCATTGTATTAAAAGCTGTTCACGTACCTGAAGAAGGAATTGCTTTGGTATTGGGAGTCGATAGAATTCTCGATATGTGCAGAACTGTTACAAACATAACAGGCGATGCAGCAGTCAGCGTTGTAATTGCTCAATCAGAAGGGGAATTGAAGAAGCCCGATTTGAGTGAAGCTTAG